In Halogeometricum sp. S1BR25-6, a single genomic region encodes these proteins:
- a CDS encoding universal stress protein produces the protein MHYLVAVDGSEPSDRALDHAVMLSTALDASLTIVHAVEPNAVEENADGDDSLYTEDPDDAEARGERVVADATERAVEDGVDAEAVLLYGDAVETIAAYATENGVDGIVVGHRGLSDRVEGMVGSVAKRLVANAAVPVTVVR, from the coding sequence ATGCACTACCTCGTCGCCGTCGACGGATCCGAACCGAGCGACAGAGCACTCGACCACGCGGTGATGCTCTCTACGGCCCTGGACGCGTCGCTGACGATCGTCCACGCCGTCGAACCGAACGCCGTCGAAGAGAACGCGGACGGCGACGACAGCCTCTACACCGAGGACCCGGACGACGCCGAGGCGCGCGGCGAACGGGTCGTCGCCGACGCGACAGAACGCGCCGTCGAGGACGGCGTCGACGCCGAGGCGGTTCTGCTGTACGGCGACGCCGTCGAGACCATCGCGGCGTACGCGACCGAGAACGGCGTCGACGGCATCGTCGTCGGTCACCGCGGCCTCTCCGACCGCGTCGAGGGGATGGTCGGAAGCGTCGCCAAGCGCCTCGTCGCGAACGCCGCCGTCCCGGTGACCGTGGTCCGCTAG
- a CDS encoding MFS transporter has translation MSRLFGGEEPSVEFVAGSLIAGVFFGGVGAGVAFPTLPTLGPILGISPFLVGLILSTNRFTRLVMNTPAGQVLDTMGTRRPMIAGFLVQGLAPFGYVLGLDPGPVPLDSATVFLLSRACWGVGSAFVFVGAFSTITHVTTAENRGKWVGYMRGGQSLGFPAGLVVGGLVTDAFGYATAFVVAGCAGLFAALVAASVLPDVHTDVDAASSLREVPRLVAADARIFTVGAVNFTVRFLFAGVLLSTAVLYAAEYDITVGALSETGVSGFVMAVGVVASSVTTLVVGRYSDRLSNRAALTLPALGVLAAGYALLALVPTLHSALAGVALIGVGVGGSNPPLLAYLGDLSPADDVGKLGGVYNVFGDAGSTLGPLVAVPLVELVGFRVEYLACVALVVLVGMLVARTLYGERATAPRSEL, from the coding sequence GTGAGCCGACTGTTCGGCGGCGAGGAGCCCTCCGTGGAGTTCGTCGCCGGGAGCCTCATCGCGGGCGTCTTCTTCGGCGGCGTCGGCGCCGGCGTCGCCTTCCCGACGCTGCCGACGCTCGGCCCCATCCTCGGCATCTCGCCGTTTCTGGTCGGTCTCATCCTCTCGACGAACCGGTTCACTCGCCTGGTGATGAACACACCCGCCGGGCAGGTGCTCGACACCATGGGGACGCGCCGACCGATGATAGCCGGCTTCCTCGTGCAGGGGCTGGCGCCGTTCGGCTACGTCCTCGGACTCGACCCCGGTCCCGTCCCCCTCGACAGCGCCACGGTGTTCCTGCTGTCGCGGGCCTGCTGGGGCGTCGGGTCGGCGTTCGTGTTCGTCGGCGCGTTCAGCACCATCACGCACGTCACGACGGCCGAAAATAGAGGAAAATGGGTCGGCTACATGCGCGGCGGGCAGAGCCTCGGCTTCCCCGCCGGCCTCGTCGTCGGCGGCCTCGTCACCGACGCGTTCGGCTACGCGACGGCGTTCGTCGTCGCGGGGTGTGCGGGTCTGTTCGCCGCCCTCGTCGCGGCGTCCGTGCTCCCGGACGTGCACACCGACGTGGACGCGGCCAGTTCGCTCCGAGAGGTGCCGCGACTGGTCGCCGCCGACGCGCGCATCTTCACCGTCGGCGCCGTCAACTTCACCGTCCGCTTTCTGTTCGCCGGCGTCCTGCTCTCGACCGCCGTGCTGTACGCCGCGGAGTACGACATCACCGTCGGCGCGCTCTCCGAGACGGGCGTCAGCGGCTTCGTGATGGCCGTCGGCGTCGTCGCCTCCAGCGTCACGACGCTCGTCGTCGGGCGGTACTCCGACCGCCTGTCGAACCGCGCGGCGCTGACGCTGCCGGCCTTGGGGGTCCTCGCCGCGGGCTACGCGCTGTTGGCGCTCGTACCGACGCTGCACTCGGCGCTGGCGGGCGTCGCGCTCATCGGCGTCGGCGTCGGCGGGTCGAACCCGCCGCTGCTCGCCTACCTCGGCGACCTCAGCCCGGCCGACGACGTGGGGAAACTCGGCGGCGTCTACAACGTGTTCGGCGACGCGGGGTCGACGCTCGGTCCCCTCGTGGCGGTGCCCTTAGTCGAACTCGTCGGCTTCCGCGTCGAGTATCTCGCCTGCGTCGCCCTCGTCGTTCTCGTCGGGATGCTCGTCGCGCGGACGCTGTACGGGGAGAGGGCGACGGCTCCGCGCTCGGAGCTGTGA
- a CDS encoding MarR family transcriptional regulator: protein MAEAEQEQESLDDLPPSAKLVFKVLEYNGPLTQKGIVQESMLSARTVRYALERLEGIGVVDEDVYFADARQNLYQLTDAAPKRPSEGDADEAEACCAE from the coding sequence ATGGCAGAGGCAGAACAAGAACAGGAGAGTCTCGACGACCTCCCCCCGAGTGCGAAGTTAGTTTTCAAAGTACTCGAATACAACGGCCCGCTCACGCAGAAGGGAATCGTTCAGGAGTCGATGCTGTCGGCCCGGACGGTTCGCTACGCGCTCGAACGGCTGGAGGGAATCGGCGTCGTCGACGAGGACGTCTACTTCGCGGACGCGCGGCAGAATCTCTACCAACTCACCGACGCGGCCCCGAAGCGACCCTCGGAGGGCGACGCCGACGAGGCGGAAGCCTGCTGCGCGGAGTAG
- a CDS encoding UPF0146 family protein — MESEITAALASRLGRYKALTEVGVGRRPAVALALRRAGRDVTVTDVRAVDVPPELRFVEDDVVAASERADPGDAYRSAAVYALNLPEELHRPARDVAAAVGADFLFTTLGFDSPTVPCESETLAGGRETLYVVEVVDGPSGRRGPDGRRSEGQR, encoded by the coding sequence GTGGAATCCGAGATTACGGCGGCTCTCGCTTCGCGTCTCGGACGTTACAAGGCGCTGACAGAGGTCGGCGTCGGCCGACGTCCGGCGGTCGCGCTCGCACTTCGGCGCGCCGGACGGGACGTGACCGTCACGGACGTGCGCGCCGTCGACGTCCCCCCCGAACTCCGCTTCGTCGAGGACGACGTGGTGGCTGCGAGCGAACGCGCCGACCCCGGCGACGCCTACCGCTCGGCGGCCGTCTACGCGCTGAACCTTCCGGAAGAACTCCACCGCCCCGCCCGCGACGTGGCCGCCGCCGTCGGCGCGGACTTCCTCTTCACGACGCTCGGGTTCGACTCCCCGACGGTCCCCTGCGAGTCGGAGACGCTGGCCGGCGGGCGGGAGACGCTGTACGTCGTCGAGGTAGTCGACGGTCCGAGCGGGCGCCGAGGACCCGACGGCCGCCGTTCCGAAGGACAACGCTAA
- the hisE gene encoding phosphoribosyl-ATP diphosphatase, which produces MDADTPTDEVLDELFSTIESRKAELPEGSYTTSLFTHEKGENYVLEKVGEEATEVILAAKDDDREELLAESADLAYHLLVLLAMKGVSLDDLRAELRDRF; this is translated from the coding sequence ATGGACGCCGACACGCCCACCGACGAGGTGTTGGACGAACTGTTCTCGACCATCGAGTCGCGGAAGGCCGAGTTGCCCGAAGGCTCCTACACGACGTCGCTGTTTACCCACGAGAAGGGCGAGAACTACGTGCTGGAGAAGGTCGGCGAGGAGGCGACGGAAGTGATTCTGGCCGCCAAAGACGACGACCGGGAGGAACTGCTGGCCGAGAGCGCCGACTTGGCGTATCACCTTCTGGTCCTCCTGGCGATGAAGGGCGTCTCGCTGGACGACCTGCGGGCGGAACTGCGCGACCGATTCTGA
- a CDS encoding PINc/VapC family ATPase, giving the protein MKLVPDTSAVIDGRVSERVESGGDVETVCVPEAVVGELESQANSGYDTGWEGLSELQRLTELADEGSVTVEYVGRRTKPSEATGAHEGDIDAVIRDIAEEHGATLLTSDQVQAEVARAKGIDVEFVEARTRGSGGLVIEEFFDDETMSVHLKTGTKPKAKRGAIGEMHYQTISEEVSDEETMKAWADDIENSARASPEGFVELSEPGMSIVQFRDYRIALARPPFADGIEITAVRPIVKTDLDDYEFADELRDRLSERQRGVLISGAPGAGKSTFAQAVAEFLNDSDYAVKTMEKPRDLQVGPEITQYTALDGQMAKTADSLLLVRPDYTIYDEVRKTDDFEVFADMRLAGVGMVGVVHATRAIDALQRLVGRVELGMIPQVVDTVVYIEDGRVDTVYDVRTEVKVPEGLTAEDLARPVIQVTDFETDTPAYEIYTFNRQVVTVPLGDEAEGRDETGVSRLARQEIEREIRSIARGHVEVELQGQEKATVYVDEDDISYVIGKGGGRISDIEDRLGIDIDVRTHEDNPAQSSASDGSGGSGGDDGDVVTPEVTSRHVVVRMDDHVGETVEVRADGDYLFTATVGRGGDIQVSRGSAIADELEQAIDRKQKITVHPT; this is encoded by the coding sequence ATGAAGCTAGTGCCGGACACGAGCGCGGTCATCGACGGTCGCGTGTCCGAGCGAGTCGAGTCGGGCGGCGACGTGGAGACGGTCTGCGTGCCCGAAGCCGTCGTCGGCGAACTCGAATCACAGGCGAACAGCGGTTACGACACGGGCTGGGAGGGGCTCTCCGAACTCCAGCGCCTCACCGAACTCGCCGACGAGGGGTCGGTGACCGTCGAGTACGTCGGTCGGCGGACGAAACCGAGCGAGGCCACCGGCGCGCACGAGGGTGACATCGACGCCGTCATCCGCGACATCGCCGAGGAGCACGGGGCGACGCTCCTGACGAGCGACCAGGTGCAGGCCGAAGTCGCCCGCGCGAAGGGCATCGACGTGGAGTTCGTCGAGGCTCGCACCCGCGGGTCCGGCGGCCTCGTCATCGAGGAGTTCTTCGACGACGAGACGATGTCCGTTCACCTCAAGACCGGCACGAAACCGAAGGCGAAACGCGGCGCCATCGGCGAGATGCACTACCAGACCATCAGCGAGGAGGTGTCCGACGAGGAGACGATGAAGGCGTGGGCCGACGACATCGAGAACTCCGCCCGCGCGAGTCCCGAGGGCTTCGTCGAACTCTCCGAACCGGGCATGAGCATCGTCCAGTTCCGCGACTACCGCATCGCCCTCGCTCGCCCGCCGTTCGCCGACGGCATCGAGATAACCGCCGTCCGGCCCATCGTCAAGACCGACCTCGACGACTACGAGTTCGCCGACGAACTCCGCGACCGCCTCTCGGAACGTCAGCGCGGCGTCCTCATCTCGGGGGCGCCCGGCGCCGGGAAGTCCACGTTCGCGCAGGCCGTCGCAGAGTTCCTCAACGACAGCGACTACGCGGTCAAGACGATGGAGAAACCGCGCGACCTGCAGGTCGGCCCCGAGATAACCCAGTACACCGCGCTCGACGGCCAGATGGCGAAGACGGCCGACTCGCTCCTCCTCGTCCGCCCCGACTACACCATCTACGACGAGGTGCGCAAAACCGACGACTTCGAGGTGTTCGCCGACATGCGCCTGGCCGGCGTCGGCATGGTCGGCGTCGTCCACGCCACGCGCGCCATCGACGCCCTCCAGCGACTCGTCGGCCGCGTCGAACTCGGCATGATTCCCCAAGTCGTCGACACCGTCGTCTACATCGAGGACGGCCGCGTCGACACCGTCTACGACGTGCGGACGGAGGTGAAGGTGCCCGAGGGTCTCACCGCCGAGGACCTCGCCCGGCCCGTCATCCAGGTCACCGACTTCGAGACGGACACGCCCGCCTACGAGATTTACACGTTCAACCGGCAGGTCGTCACCGTCCCCCTCGGGGACGAGGCGGAGGGCCGCGACGAGACGGGCGTGAGCCGACTCGCGCGACAGGAGATAGAGCGGGAGATTCGCTCCATCGCCCGCGGTCACGTCGAGGTGGAACTGCAGGGTCAGGAGAAGGCGACCGTCTACGTCGACGAGGACGACATCTCCTACGTCATCGGGAAGGGCGGCGGCAGAATCTCCGACATCGAGGACCGCCTCGGAATCGACATCGACGTGCGGACCCACGAGGACAACCCTGCCCAGTCGTCGGCGTCCGACGGGTCGGGCGGGTCGGGCGGTGACGATGGCGACGTCGTCACCCCCGAAGTGACCTCCCGGCACGTCGTCGTCCGGATGGACGACCACGTCGGCGAGACCGTCGAAGTGCGCGCCGACGGCGACTACCTCTTCACCGCGACGGTCGGCCGCGGCGGTGACATCCAAGTCTCCCGGGGGAGCGCCATCGCCGACGAACTCGAACAGGCCATCGACCGAAAACAGAAGATTACGGTCCACCCGACGTAG
- a CDS encoding manganese catalase family protein, producing the protein MFYHENGLQYEVEVEDPNPQFAKMLQQAIGGAEGEMRVALQYMFQSFAVPSEMSEYKTLLMETAMEEMGHIEMLATAVAKNLEGASPEARESAREDAVIDEMMRSGQPRQALSAGLHAMPVDSNGVPFTGNYVVASGNLAADMYANVMAESTGRTLATRLYEFTDDPGMEDMLEYLIARDTMHQNQWHSVIDSFDEHLPVPASFPQEKENQDYNYTFMSTMREERADPEQPWTTGTSHDGKSEYSYTSEQPDGGPPNVEKVIDEMYNEVN; encoded by the coding sequence ATGTTCTACCACGAAAACGGCCTCCAGTACGAGGTCGAAGTCGAGGACCCGAACCCGCAGTTCGCGAAGATGCTCCAGCAGGCCATCGGCGGTGCCGAGGGCGAGATGCGCGTCGCCCTGCAGTACATGTTCCAGTCGTTCGCCGTGCCCAGCGAGATGAGCGAGTACAAGACGCTCCTCATGGAGACGGCGATGGAGGAGATGGGCCACATCGAGATGCTGGCGACGGCGGTTGCCAAGAACCTCGAAGGCGCCTCCCCCGAGGCCCGCGAGTCGGCCCGCGAGGACGCCGTCATCGACGAGATGATGCGCAGCGGTCAGCCTCGACAGGCGCTCTCGGCCGGTCTGCACGCGATGCCCGTCGACAGCAACGGCGTGCCGTTCACCGGCAACTACGTTGTCGCCAGCGGCAACCTCGCCGCCGACATGTACGCCAACGTGATGGCCGAGTCCACCGGCCGCACACTGGCGACGCGCCTCTACGAGTTCACCGACGACCCGGGTATGGAGGACATGCTTGAGTACCTCATCGCCCGCGACACGATGCACCAGAACCAGTGGCACTCGGTCATCGACTCCTTCGACGAGCACCTCCCCGTCCCCGCGAGTTTCCCGCAGGAGAAGGAGAACCAGGACTACAACTACACGTTCATGTCCACGATGCGCGAGGAACGCGCGGACCCCGAACAGCCGTGGACGACCGGTACCTCCCACGACGGGAAGTCGGAGTACTCCTACACGTCCGAGCAACCCGACGGCGGCCCGCCGAACGTCGAGAAGGTCATCGACGAGATGTACAACGAAGTGAACTGA
- a CDS encoding archaemetzincin family Zn-dependent metalloprotease, with product MLVDIVPIGDLPAQVKREASAALRGVYDCDVTVHNEQSIPEGAFDRGRNQYRAEQFIELASRVGSGEKNIGITAQDLYYRRRNYVFGLAYLNGNGSVISTYRLQTSSDGGITTKPQSEVFADRVRKEVVHEIGHTLGLEHCDNSKCVMSFSPTVREVDVKEENLCGTCSRLVH from the coding sequence ATGCTTGTCGACATCGTGCCCATCGGGGACCTTCCCGCGCAGGTCAAGCGCGAGGCATCTGCGGCCCTCCGCGGCGTCTACGACTGCGACGTCACGGTTCACAACGAGCAGTCGATTCCCGAGGGCGCGTTCGACCGCGGGCGCAACCAGTACCGTGCCGAGCAGTTCATCGAACTCGCGAGTCGGGTCGGCAGCGGCGAGAAGAACATCGGCATCACCGCACAGGACCTCTACTACCGGCGCCGGAACTACGTCTTCGGACTCGCGTACCTGAACGGCAACGGCTCCGTCATCTCGACGTACCGCCTCCAAACGTCTTCCGACGGCGGAATTACGACCAAGCCCCAATCGGAGGTGTTCGCCGACCGCGTCCGAAAAGAGGTCGTCCACGAAATCGGCCACACCCTCGGTCTCGAACACTGCGACAACTCCAAATGCGTCATGTCTTTCTCTCCCACGGTCCGCGAAGTCGACGTCAAAGAGGAGAACCTCTGCGGCACCTGCAGTCGGTTGGTCCACTGA
- a CDS encoding TIGR01548 family HAD-type hydrolase, protein MHADAVVLDVDGVLVDVADSYRRAIVESVARLYDRTVDRSEIQLFKDAGGFNNDWELTYAAALYVLADDREPLDIREFTDQIAERGGGLSAAEAVVDGHLSAADHNAVREAWDPDGLRAVFQALYLGADLFRDLEGGAPPFEAPGYIHDEPVLVDGETLDYLTSRHRVGVLTGRPAAEADIALSRAHLAVPEHHRFTMDDWEEGKPHPRALTTLAERLDADTVVFVGDTLDDVRTAVNAAEADGSRTYRGIGVLTGGLTGETGREKFESAGASAVLDSVNDLPELLSNEEHA, encoded by the coding sequence ATGCACGCAGACGCAGTCGTCCTCGACGTGGACGGCGTCCTCGTCGACGTGGCCGACTCCTACCGGCGCGCCATCGTGGAGTCGGTCGCGCGCCTGTACGACCGGACCGTCGACCGCTCGGAGATTCAACTGTTCAAGGACGCCGGCGGCTTCAACAACGACTGGGAACTGACGTACGCCGCCGCGCTGTACGTCCTCGCGGACGACCGCGAACCGCTCGACATCCGCGAGTTCACCGACCAAATCGCCGAGCGAGGCGGCGGCCTCTCCGCCGCCGAGGCCGTCGTCGACGGCCATCTCTCCGCCGCCGACCACAACGCCGTCCGCGAGGCGTGGGACCCCGACGGCCTCCGCGCCGTCTTCCAGGCGCTCTACCTCGGCGCGGACCTCTTTCGGGACCTAGAGGGCGGAGCGCCGCCGTTCGAGGCGCCGGGCTACATCCACGACGAACCCGTCTTGGTGGACGGAGAGACGCTGGACTACCTCACCTCGCGGCACCGCGTCGGTGTCCTCACGGGTCGCCCCGCCGCCGAGGCGGACATCGCCCTCTCGCGGGCGCACCTCGCGGTTCCCGAGCACCACCGGTTCACGATGGACGACTGGGAGGAGGGGAAACCCCACCCGCGCGCGCTCACGACGCTCGCCGAACGACTCGACGCCGACACCGTCGTCTTCGTCGGCGACACGCTCGACGACGTGCGGACGGCCGTCAACGCCGCGGAGGCGGACGGTTCCCGGACGTACCGCGGAATCGGCGTCCTCACCGGCGGCCTGACGGGCGAAACGGGGCGCGAGAAGTTCGAGTCGGCCGGCGCGTCGGCCGTCCTCGACTCGGTGAACGACCTGCCGGAACTCCTCTCGAACGAGGAACACGCTTAG
- a CDS encoding ribosome biogenesis/translation initiation ATPase RLI, whose translation MAEDSIAVVDLDRCQPDRCSYECANYCPPNRTGKECIVTRGEYFEEDEPYDGGPDQIRISEEVCLGETCGICVEKCPFDAIEIINLPTELQEDPVHRYGDNAFALYGLPVPESGGVTGILGPNGIGKTTAVHALAGEMVPNLGNYDEEATWEAVLERYRGTELQNYIERVREEQVSIARKPQYVDQIPKQFDGVTSDLLAATDERGKLDEYVERLGIAPVVDQPLDTLSGGELQRVALAATMARDRDFYFLDEITPYLDIGQRVTAARLIRELAEEEDKAVLVVEHDLAILDLLADTLHIAYGEPGAYGVVTDPKSVRNGINEYLKGYLSNENMRIRPDEIQFHQHAPRETSKSAPLVDYPDLSKSYGDGEFSLDVEGGTIYQSEVLGIVGPNGIGKSTLAQMFAGSLEPDEGELDFRLDIAYKPQYIEIDQPMRVDAFLSSITEDFGTSYWKTEVANPLQLGRIMERNLDDLSGGERQRVAIAACLSEDADLYVLDEPSAHLDVEQRVQATTAIRRYAENHDATVMVIDHDIYMIDLLADRLMVFDGEPSVHGHAGTPQEMRAGMNDFLSDLDITFRRDERTQRPRINKPGSQLDSKQKRSGEYYYSSD comes from the coding sequence ATGGCGGAAGACAGCATCGCGGTCGTCGACCTCGACCGGTGTCAACCGGACCGCTGCAGTTACGAGTGCGCCAACTACTGCCCGCCGAACCGAACGGGTAAAGAGTGCATCGTCACGCGCGGAGAGTACTTCGAGGAGGACGAACCGTACGACGGCGGCCCCGACCAGATACGCATCTCCGAGGAGGTCTGCCTCGGCGAAACGTGCGGCATCTGCGTCGAGAAATGTCCGTTCGACGCCATCGAGATAATCAACCTCCCCACGGAACTGCAGGAGGACCCCGTCCACCGCTACGGCGACAACGCCTTCGCCCTCTACGGCCTCCCCGTGCCCGAGTCGGGCGGAGTGACGGGTATCCTCGGTCCGAACGGTATCGGGAAGACGACGGCCGTCCACGCCCTCGCGGGCGAAATGGTCCCTAACCTCGGGAACTACGACGAGGAGGCGACGTGGGAGGCCGTCCTCGAACGCTACCGGGGGACGGAACTCCAGAACTACATCGAACGCGTCCGCGAGGAGCAGGTCTCCATCGCGCGCAAACCGCAGTACGTCGACCAGATTCCCAAGCAGTTCGACGGCGTCACGAGCGACCTGCTGGCCGCGACGGACGAACGCGGGAAACTCGACGAGTACGTCGAGCGACTCGGCATCGCCCCCGTCGTCGACCAACCGCTCGACACCCTCTCCGGCGGCGAACTCCAGCGCGTCGCCCTCGCAGCGACGATGGCCCGCGACCGCGACTTCTACTTCCTCGACGAGATAACGCCGTACCTCGACATCGGTCAGCGCGTCACCGCGGCGCGACTCATCCGCGAACTCGCCGAGGAGGAGGACAAGGCCGTCCTCGTCGTCGAACACGACCTGGCCATCCTGGACCTCCTCGCCGACACGCTCCACATCGCCTACGGTGAACCCGGCGCCTACGGCGTCGTCACCGACCCGAAGTCGGTGCGCAACGGAATCAACGAGTATCTCAAAGGCTACCTCTCGAACGAGAACATGCGCATCCGGCCCGACGAGATACAGTTCCACCAGCACGCGCCGCGCGAGACGAGCAAGAGCGCCCCCCTCGTCGACTATCCGGACCTCTCGAAGTCCTACGGCGACGGGGAGTTCTCCCTCGACGTCGAGGGCGGCACCATCTACCAGTCGGAGGTGCTCGGTATCGTCGGTCCGAACGGCATCGGGAAGTCCACCTTGGCGCAGATGTTCGCGGGGTCGCTCGAACCCGACGAGGGCGAACTCGACTTCCGCCTCGACATCGCGTACAAACCGCAGTACATCGAAATCGACCAGCCGATGCGCGTCGACGCGTTCCTCTCCTCCATCACCGAGGACTTCGGCACCTCCTACTGGAAGACCGAAGTCGCCAATCCGCTCCAACTCGGCCGCATCATGGAGCGCAACCTCGACGACCTCTCGGGCGGGGAGCGTCAGCGCGTCGCAATCGCGGCCTGCCTCTCCGAGGACGCCGACCTGTACGTGCTGGACGAACCCTCGGCCCACCTCGACGTGGAACAGCGAGTGCAGGCGACGACGGCCATCCGCCGCTACGCCGAGAACCACGACGCGACGGTGATGGTCATCGACCACGACATCTACATGATCGACCTGCTCGCGGACCGCCTGATGGTGTTCGACGGCGAACCCTCGGTACACGGTCACGCCGGAACGCCGCAGGAGATGCGCGCCGGGATGAACGACTTCCTCTCGGACCTCGACATCACGTTCCGTCGCGACGAGCGCACCCAACGACCCCGCATCAACAAACCGGGCTCGCAACTCGACAGCAAGCAGAAGCGCTCGGGCGAGTACTACTACTCGTCGGACTGA
- the npdG gene encoding NADPH-dependent F420 reductase, with product MRIALLGGTGDIGEGLALRWAYHTDHEVVVGSRDPEKARAKADEYETELDSRGREVKVNGFTNEMAADRARVVVLAVPPYHIADTIDAVADGLDENDILVTPAAGIKREDDGFHYHPPNVGSVTQLVDDAAPDGVPVVGAFHNLAAGRLADLDAELDIDTLLVADDYDAKDIVSRLAEDIDGLRALDAGGISNAAEVESVTPLLINVAQNNEGMHDLGIQFR from the coding sequence ATGCGAATCGCACTCCTCGGTGGGACCGGCGACATCGGCGAGGGACTCGCCCTGCGCTGGGCCTACCACACCGACCACGAGGTCGTCGTCGGGTCGCGCGACCCCGAGAAAGCCCGCGCGAAAGCCGACGAGTACGAGACGGAACTCGACAGCCGCGGCCGCGAGGTGAAGGTCAACGGCTTCACCAACGAGATGGCGGCCGACCGCGCCCGCGTCGTCGTCCTCGCGGTGCCGCCGTACCATATCGCCGACACCATCGACGCCGTCGCCGACGGACTCGACGAGAACGACATCCTCGTGACGCCCGCCGCCGGCATCAAGCGCGAGGACGACGGCTTCCACTACCATCCGCCGAACGTCGGCAGCGTCACGCAGTTGGTCGACGACGCCGCCCCCGACGGCGTTCCCGTCGTCGGCGCGTTCCACAACCTCGCGGCGGGCCGCCTCGCGGACCTCGACGCCGAGTTAGACATCGACACGTTGCTGGTCGCCGACGACTACGACGCCAAGGACATCGTATCGCGACTCGCCGAGGACATCGACGGCCTCCGCGCCCTCGACGCCGGCGGTATCTCCAACGCCGCGGAGGTCGAATCGGTGACGCCGCTTCTCATCAACGTCGCGCAGAACAACGAGGGGATGCACGACCTGGGGATTCAGTTCCGTTGA
- the rtcA gene encoding RNA 3'-terminal phosphate cyclase, whose translation MLDVDGRAGGGQQVRTALSLAAVEGRSIRVENVRAERPDPGLKAQHVAAIEAVAAATEATVEGAEAGGDAFTFEPTAPPGGEFAVDVGTAGSATLVCDALLPLAVVLEEPLTVRVRGGTDVKWSPPADYLLHAKLPFLRGLDVDADVSVERRGFYPAGGGTLSLTVRPSTVAGLRLRERGPVRGLSARAVAAESLESASVAERMADAVADRTAVPTETTATYAETASPGAVLTLVADCGDARAGFGVLGERGVPSESVAEEAVEAFRGWRATGAPVDEHLGDQLLPWVALAGGAVRLPRVTDHVRTNAAVIRAFGYELEIAEGNEGAVASAPLRE comes from the coding sequence ATGCTCGACGTCGACGGACGCGCGGGCGGCGGCCAGCAGGTCAGAACCGCCCTCTCCTTGGCCGCCGTCGAGGGGCGGTCGATACGCGTCGAGAACGTCCGCGCCGAGCGACCGGACCCCGGCTTGAAAGCCCAGCACGTCGCCGCCATCGAGGCCGTGGCGGCGGCGACGGAGGCGACCGTCGAGGGCGCCGAGGCGGGCGGAGACGCGTTCACCTTCGAACCGACCGCCCCGCCGGGCGGCGAGTTCGCCGTCGACGTGGGCACGGCCGGGAGCGCGACGCTCGTCTGCGACGCCCTCCTCCCCCTCGCCGTCGTCCTCGAGGAACCGCTGACCGTCCGCGTTCGCGGCGGCACGGACGTGAAGTGGTCGCCGCCGGCGGACTACCTCCTGCACGCGAAACTCCCGTTCCTGCGGGGCCTCGACGTCGACGCCGACGTCTCGGTCGAACGGCGCGGCTTCTACCCCGCCGGCGGCGGGACGCTCTCGCTGACCGTCCGCCCGTCGACGGTCGCCGGACTGCGCCTCCGAGAACGCGGCCCGGTTCGGGGACTCTCCGCGCGCGCCGTCGCCGCCGAGTCTCTCGAATCCGCGTCGGTGGCCGAGCGGATGGCCGACGCCGTCGCGGACCGGACCGCGGTGCCGACGGAGACGACGGCGACGTACGCCGAGACGGCGTCGCCGGGCGCCGTCCTCACCCTCGTCGCCGACTGCGGCGACGCGCGGGCGGGGTTCGGCGTCCTCGGGGAACGCGGCGTTCCCTCCGAGTCGGTTGCCGAGGAGGCCGTCGAGGCGTTCCGCGGGTGGCGGGCGACGGGCGCGCCGGTGGACGAGCACCTCGGCGACCAACTGCTCCCGTGGGTCGCTCTCGCCGGCGGCGCGGTGCGGCTACCGCGCGTCACCGACCACGTGCGAACGAACGCCGCGGTGATACGGGCGTTCGGCTACGAACTGGAGATAGCGGAGGGAAACGAGGGCGCGGTGGCGTCCGCACCGCTGCGAGAGTAG